Proteins encoded by one window of Rhodobacteraceae bacterium IMCC1335:
- the smpB gene encoding SsrA-binding protein SmpB, with translation MANSKSDPNYKVIAENRRARFDYAIEGDLECGVMLLGSEVKSLRVNSANIAESYAGVDAGELWLVNSYIAPYEQAKTFGHEERRRRKLLVSRKELARLWADTQRKGLTLVPLVMYFNHRGKVKLKIGIAKGKKNHDKRADQAKRDWGRQKQRLLRHSE, from the coding sequence ATGGCAAATTCCAAATCTGACCCGAATTATAAAGTGATCGCTGAAAACCGCCGCGCGCGTTTTGATTATGCGATCGAGGGTGATTTGGAATGTGGTGTGATGCTTCTGGGCTCTGAGGTGAAATCACTGCGGGTAAACAGCGCCAATATTGCCGAAAGCTATGCAGGCGTGGATGCTGGCGAGTTGTGGTTGGTGAATTCTTATATTGCCCCTTATGAGCAGGCCAAGACCTTTGGACATGAAGAACGGCGGCGGCGCAAATTGCTGGTCAGCCGCAAAGAGCTGGCACGGCTATGGGCCGATACCCAGCGCAAAGGCCTGACTTTGGTGCCTTTGGTGATGTATTTTAACCATCGCGGCAAAGTGAAGCTGAAAATTGGTATCGCCAAAGGCAAAAAGAATCATGACAAGCGCGCCGATCAGGCCAAACGGGATTGGGGGCGACAAAAACAGCGTTTGCTGCGCCACAGCGAGTAG
- the sseA gene encoding 3-mercaptopyruvate sulfurtransferase: protein MTRDDPKTLVSTQWLAAHLKDPDLRVLDASWYLPGSKRDPFAEYQRAHIPGARFFDLDDVSDHRSDLPHMVPPVEKFMSRMRAMGVGDGHQIVVYDGSGLFSAPRVWWLFKLMGQMDIAVLDGGFPKWQAEGYPVEDLPPILRDRHMMVRRQNHMVKDVTQVSAASKLGESEIVDARSPGRFYGTDPEPRQGLRAGHIPGSKNVFYKDLLKADDTMKSPDEMRQVFVEAGVDLDKPVITSCGSGVTAAILSLGLTRMGKTDHSLYDGSWTEWGMFPTLPIATGKT from the coding sequence ATGACCCGCGATGACCCCAAAACCCTTGTCTCAACGCAATGGCTGGCCGCGCATTTAAAAGATCCTGATTTAAGGGTTTTGGATGCGTCGTGGTATTTGCCCGGCTCTAAGCGCGACCCTTTTGCCGAGTATCAGCGCGCGCATATTCCGGGCGCGCGCTTCTTTGATCTTGATGATGTCAGCGACCACCGCTCAGATTTGCCGCATATGGTTCCTCCGGTAGAAAAATTTATGTCGCGTATGCGTGCCATGGGCGTGGGTGATGGGCATCAAATAGTTGTTTATGACGGTTCTGGATTGTTTTCCGCGCCGCGTGTGTGGTGGTTGTTCAAATTGATGGGTCAAATGGATATTGCCGTTCTTGATGGCGGTTTTCCCAAATGGCAGGCAGAGGGCTATCCCGTAGAAGATTTGCCGCCTATTTTGCGCGACCGCCATATGATGGTACGGCGCCAAAACCATATGGTTAAGGATGTCACGCAAGTTTCGGCGGCCTCAAAACTGGGAGAGTCTGAGATCGTGGATGCGCGCTCGCCGGGTCGCTTTTACGGCACAGACCCTGAGCCGCGCCAAGGTTTGCGCGCCGGTCATATTCCGGGGTCAAAAAATGTGTTCTACAAAGATTTGCTGAAGGCAGATGATACGATGAAATCACCGGATGAGATGCGGCAGGTTTTTGTGGAAGCCGGTGTCGATTTGGACAAACCAGTGATTACCAGCTGCGGTTCGGGCGTGACGGCCGCAATTCTCAGTTTAGGATTAACCCGTATGGGCAAAACAGACCATTCCCTATATGACGGCAGCTGGACCGAATGGGGCATGTTTCCAACCTTGCCCATAGCCACAGGAAAGACATAA
- a CDS encoding aminotransferase class I/II-fold pyridoxal phosphate-dependent enzyme, translated as MFQDLVEQPADKILALVQAYKEDPRDQKIDLGVGVYKNAEGITPVMRAVKTAEHQLWQQETTKSYVGLLGDPRFSDVMVDLVLGDAVPRASVAAAATPGGTGAVRQAFELIKMAHPKARIFVSDPTWPNHLSILKFLGMPVMPYRYFDGETRGVDFEAMLQDLSAAKPGDVILLHGCCHNPTGANLNAVQWQAVIDLLHKTGATPMVDIAYQGFGDGLEEDAAGTRLLAQSVPETIIAASCSKNFGIYRERTGLLMVVSHDQAARGLNQGTLAYLNRQNFSFPPDHGARLVTMVLSDPDLRADWAAELEEVRLSMLGLREQLSEELQRLSGSDRFGFLAQHRGMFSRLGTTPDKVARLREEHAIYMVGDSRLNIAGLNQKTVPILAKAIVDCGI; from the coding sequence ATGTTTCAAGACCTCGTAGAACAACCGGCAGATAAAATTCTGGCCTTGGTGCAAGCGTATAAAGAAGATCCGCGCGATCAAAAAATTGATCTTGGGGTTGGGGTTTATAAAAATGCCGAGGGGATCACGCCGGTGATGCGGGCGGTTAAAACCGCAGAGCATCAGCTGTGGCAGCAAGAAACAACGAAATCCTATGTTGGCCTTTTGGGGGATCCACGCTTTTCCGACGTGATGGTTGATCTGGTGCTGGGCGATGCGGTGCCAAGAGCCAGCGTGGCGGCGGCCGCAACCCCGGGGGGCACAGGCGCTGTCAGACAGGCTTTTGAACTGATCAAAATGGCGCATCCTAAGGCGCGCATTTTTGTGTCAGACCCGACCTGGCCAAACCATTTGTCTATTCTAAAATTCCTTGGCATGCCGGTGATGCCTTACCGGTATTTTGATGGCGAGACGCGCGGTGTAGATTTTGAGGCTATGCTACAGGATCTTTCGGCGGCCAAACCAGGGGATGTGATTTTGCTGCATGGTTGTTGCCACAACCCGACAGGGGCAAATCTGAACGCGGTGCAATGGCAGGCGGTGATCGATCTGCTGCACAAAACCGGTGCCACGCCAATGGTGGATATCGCCTATCAAGGCTTTGGTGATGGTCTGGAAGAGGATGCCGCTGGCACGCGCCTTTTGGCGCAATCGGTGCCCGAAACGATCATTGCGGCCAGCTGCTCAAAAAACTTCGGGATTTATCGCGAGCGCACGGGCCTGTTGATGGTGGTTTCACATGATCAAGCGGCGCGGGGGCTCAATCAGGGCACGCTCGCCTATTTAAACCGGCAAAATTTTTCATTCCCGCCGGATCATGGCGCAAGGTTGGTGACCATGGTTCTGAGCGATCCTGATCTGCGCGCAGATTGGGCCGCCGAATTGGAAGAGGTGCGCTTGTCGATGTTGGGGCTGCGCGAACAGTTATCCGAAGAGCTTCAGCGCCTGTCTGGTTCTGATCGGTTTGGGTTTTTAGCCCAGCATCGTGGGATGTTTTCGCGTTTGGGAACCACCCCGGATAAAGTGGCCCGGCTGCGCGAGGAACATGCGATTTACATGGTGGGTGACAGCCGTTTGAATATCGCCGGCCTCAATCAAAAAACCGTACCCATCTTGGCCAAGGCGATCGTTGATTGTGGTATTTAA
- a CDS encoding rhodanese-related sulfurtransferase, whose amino-acid sequence MFTIAALYHFTRFDDPASLRAPLQSTCESLQITGSLLLAAEGINGTVAGSASNIAALLKTLRALPGCAALEHKESTATLPPFPRMKVKLKKEIVTMGQPNVNPRALVGHYVDPAQWNEIISAPDVAVIDTRNDYEVAIGSFEGAIDPQTHSFRDFPDWWEANKERFHNKRIAMFCTGGIRCEKSTNYLLGQGVENVYHLKGGILKYLEDVPEENSKWQGDCFVFDARVSVQHGLAEGPHQLCYACRRPILPDDKKRPEYEHGVACHHCSVQTSESDKDRFRERQKQIHLARARGETHMLGYDGS is encoded by the coding sequence ATGTTTACTATTGCGGCCCTTTATCATTTTACCCGTTTTGACGATCCGGCCAGCTTACGCGCGCCGCTGCAATCGACCTGCGAATCCCTGCAGATCACCGGCTCGCTTTTGCTAGCTGCAGAGGGGATTAATGGCACGGTTGCCGGAAGCGCGTCCAACATAGCAGCGCTCTTAAAAACCTTGCGCGCACTGCCCGGTTGCGCAGCCTTAGAGCATAAGGAAAGCACCGCAACTCTGCCACCCTTTCCCCGTATGAAGGTAAAGCTTAAAAAAGAGATCGTCACCATGGGCCAACCAAATGTGAACCCTCGGGCGCTGGTTGGCCATTACGTAGATCCGGCGCAGTGGAATGAAATAATCAGCGCCCCCGATGTAGCGGTGATTGATACGCGCAATGATTATGAAGTTGCGATCGGTAGCTTTGAAGGGGCTATTGATCCGCAAACACACTCGTTTCGCGACTTCCCCGACTGGTGGGAGGCCAATAAAGAGCGGTTTCACAACAAACGCATCGCGATGTTTTGTACCGGCGGTATCCGCTGCGAAAAGTCAACCAATTACCTGCTCGGGCAAGGCGTTGAGAATGTCTATCACCTCAAAGGTGGCATCCTGAAATATCTTGAAGACGTGCCAGAAGAAAATAGCAAATGGCAGGGCGATTGCTTTGTGTTTGATGCCCGCGTATCGGTGCAGCACGGGCTGGCCGAGGGTCCCCATCAGCTGTGCTATGCCTGCCGGCGGCCGATCTTGCCCGATGATAAAAAGCGCCCAGAATATGAGCATGGGGTTGCGTGCCACCACTGCTCAGTTCAAACCAGCGAGAGCGATAAAGACCGTTTTCGCGAGCGTCAAAAGCAAATTCACCTCGCCCGCGCGCGCGGTGAAACGCATATGCTGGGATATGATGGCAGCTAA
- a CDS encoding serine/threonine protein phosphatase, producing the protein MSDMLYAIGDVHGQLAQLETALSLIEKDGGAKAKTVFVGDLVDRGQDSRRVIELIMDGVAAGRNWTVLKGNHDRMFDWFMQTPLRQDPHLQIGHSWLHPRLGGDKTLASYGIDASEGRRLYEVQREAFDAIPPAQIAFLRALPLTYQHANWFFVHAGIRPNIPLFEQLEDDLLWIREPFLSYQDRHPLMVVHGHTALDAPAHFGNRINLDGGAGYGRPLVPVALNEKTMRPLC; encoded by the coding sequence ATGAGTGATATGCTTTATGCCATCGGCGATGTGCACGGCCAATTGGCGCAGCTTGAAACGGCCTTGTCGCTTATTGAAAAAGACGGCGGCGCTAAGGCAAAAACGGTGTTTGTCGGGGATCTTGTGGATCGCGGCCAAGACAGCCGCCGCGTGATCGAGTTGATCATGGACGGGGTGGCAGCGGGCCGCAATTGGACAGTTCTAAAAGGCAATCATGACCGCATGTTCGACTGGTTTATGCAAACGCCTTTGCGACAGGATCCGCATTTGCAAATTGGCCATTCTTGGCTTCACCCCAGATTGGGCGGCGATAAAACACTCGCCTCTTATGGCATAGATGCAAGCGAGGGGCGGCGGTTATACGAAGTGCAGCGCGAAGCGTTTGACGCAATTCCCCCAGCGCAAATCGCGTTTTTGCGCGCTTTACCCCTTACCTACCAGCATGCCAATTGGTTTTTTGTGCATGCAGGTATACGCCCCAATATTCCCTTATTCGAACAGCTCGAAGATGATCTTTTATGGATCCGTGAACCCTTTTTAAGCTATCAAGATCGCCATCCTTTGATGGTGGTGCATGGGCATACGGCCCTGGATGCCCCGGCGCATTTCGGCAATCGCATCAATCTTGATGGCGGCGCCGGATACGGGCGGCCGCTGGTGCCGGTGGCCCTCAACGAGAAGACGATGCGCCCGCTCTGTTAG